Proteins from one Romboutsia sp. CE17 genomic window:
- the citG gene encoding triphosphoribosyl-dephospho-CoA synthase CitG: protein MIDTKAIEEFLYDRELRVKYQENLIKQYENKTLVTVRINYPGVEKSNYITDDIVNIIYEEINTYYRKYIVYDRKYKNKEGIIGHFLFNIDFITVKRIMIEIEESHILGRCVDIDVYTYKDGEVIGISRSDLYKKSRKCFICDLEAKICSRAQSHTIEEIKKYFEEMYKLYKKKDHEAEQLSYGISQLALKAMISEVSTHPSFGLVSPVSNGSHKDMDYYTFLDSAVAIAPFIKTMAKIGYTYHKPILIFESIRKVGIQCEKGMFEATNNINTHKGMIFLMGICASAVAKVLYEEKSFDDIKDTIKEMVVNILDDFKNIHLKNNLTHGEKLYLNYGFTGIRGEVKNGLELVFDKILKEYENTTVKRNSFYTQILIHLMSEVEDSTIVYRKDIDTLRWVQNSAKELLLIGGVNTTEGQIKIKELEDEYIKNNISPGGCADLLAVSIFLMEIKDKYYN, encoded by the coding sequence ATGATAGATACCAAAGCAATTGAAGAATTTTTATATGACAGAGAATTAAGAGTTAAATATCAAGAAAATTTGATAAAACAATATGAAAACAAAACACTGGTAACAGTAAGAATAAATTATCCTGGAGTAGAAAAATCAAATTATATAACAGATGACATTGTAAATATAATTTATGAAGAAATAAACACATACTATAGGAAGTATATTGTGTATGATAGAAAATATAAAAATAAAGAAGGTATAATTGGACACTTTTTATTTAATATAGATTTTATAACTGTAAAAAGAATTATGATAGAAATCGAAGAAAGTCATATACTAGGTAGATGTGTAGATATAGATGTATATACTTATAAAGATGGAGAAGTTATAGGAATTTCAAGAAGTGATTTATATAAAAAATCTAGAAAATGTTTTATATGCGATTTAGAGGCTAAAATCTGCTCAAGAGCTCAAAGTCATACAATAGAAGAGATAAAAAAATATTTTGAAGAGATGTATAAGCTTTATAAGAAAAAAGATCATGAAGCAGAGCAACTATCATATGGAATATCTCAATTAGCTCTTAAAGCTATGATAAGTGAAGTATCAACTCATCCATCTTTTGGACTAGTCTCACCAGTAAGCAATGGATCTCATAAAGATATGGACTATTATACTTTTTTAGATAGTGCTGTAGCGATAGCACCTTTCATCAAAACAATGGCAAAGATAGGATATACATATCATAAACCTATTTTAATATTTGAATCAATAAGAAAAGTAGGTATACAATGCGAAAAGGGCATGTTTGAAGCTACAAATAATATAAATACTCATAAGGGCATGATATTTTTAATGGGAATTTGTGCAAGTGCAGTAGCTAAAGTATTATACGAAGAAAAAAGTTTTGATGATATAAAAGACACTATAAAAGAAATGGTAGTAAATATATTGGACGACTTTAAAAATATTCATTTGAAAAATAATCTAACTCATGGAGAAAAACTTTATTTAAATTATGGATTTACTGGCATAAGAGGTGAAGTAAAAAATGGTTTAGAATTAGTATTTGACAAAATCCTTAAAGAATATGAAAATACTACTGTAAAAAGGAATAGTTTTTATACACAAATACTAATACATTTAATGTCTGAAGTTGAAGATAGTACAATTGTATATCGAAAAGATATAGATACACTTAGATGGGTACAAAACAGTGCAAAGGAATTGCTTTTAATTGGAGGAGTAAATACTACTGAAGGGCAAATTAAAATAAAAGAGTTAGAGGATGAATATATAAAAAATAATATTAGTCCAGGGGGATGTGCAGATTTACTTGCTGTAAGTATATTTTTAATGGAAATAAAAGATAAATATTATAATTAG
- the citD gene encoding citrate lyase acyl carrier protein: MELKVIASAGTLESSDIQIIIEPSNDGISIELESAVKVQFGEQIENVIKETLKSLNVENAKIFANDKGAIDSVIKSRVQTAVYRSAECNEYKWI; this comes from the coding sequence ATGGAACTTAAAGTAATTGCTAGTGCTGGAACATTAGAATCCAGTGATATACAAATCATAATAGAACCAAGTAATGATGGAATATCTATAGAATTAGAAAGTGCAGTGAAAGTTCAATTTGGGGAGCAAATTGAAAATGTTATAAAAGAAACATTGAAATCCCTTAATGTAGAAAATGCAAAGATATTTGCAAACGATAAAGGTGCAATAGATTCAGTAATAAAAAGTAGAGTTCAAACTGCAGTATACCGTTCTGCAGAGTGTAACGAATACAAGTGGATATAA
- a CDS encoding aldolase/citrate lyase family protein, whose translation MKLRRSMLFVPGNNPGVIRDVHIYKPDSVMFDLEDAVAITEKDSARFLVHNMIKNLGDIYKELEIETVVRINGLATEFWKEDLNAVVTAGVEVVRIPMTESPEDVMVVDAEIERIEKECGREVGSTKIMVAVETALGVMNSFAIAKAPTKRLIAMALSGEDFVTSMKTTRTPEGDELYVARGMVAMAARACGLEVLDTVYADVNNDEGFLKEANLIKRMGFGGKSLIHPRQIELIHDVYTPTEKEIAKAQKIVDATAEALKQNLGVFTVDGKMVDKPIIERAQRVLQLAEAAGVLIGGNYNE comes from the coding sequence ATGAAATTAAGACGTTCGATGCTATTTGTTCCAGGTAATAACCCAGGAGTAATAAGAGATGTTCACATATATAAGCCAGACTCAGTTATGTTTGACTTAGAAGATGCGGTTGCAATAACAGAAAAGGATTCTGCTAGATTTTTAGTGCATAATATGATAAAAAATCTAGGAGATATATATAAAGAATTAGAAATAGAAACTGTAGTTAGAATAAACGGATTAGCTACTGAGTTTTGGAAAGAAGATTTAAACGCAGTTGTAACAGCAGGTGTAGAAGTTGTAAGAATACCTATGACAGAATCACCAGAAGATGTTATGGTAGTAGATGCCGAAATAGAAAGAATAGAAAAAGAATGTGGTAGGGAAGTTGGATCTACAAAGATAATGGTAGCTGTAGAAACTGCTTTAGGTGTAATGAATAGCTTTGCAATAGCAAAAGCACCTACTAAAAGATTAATAGCTATGGCATTAAGTGGAGAAGATTTCGTAACTAGTATGAAGACTACTAGAACACCAGAAGGAGATGAGTTATACGTTGCTAGAGGTATGGTAGCTATGGCAGCTAGAGCTTGTGGATTAGAAGTATTAGATACAGTTTATGCTGACGTTAACAATGACGAAGGATTCTTAAAAGAAGCTAATTTAATAAAGAGAATGGGATTCGGTGGTAAATCATTAATACATCCAAGACAAATAGAGCTTATACATGATGTTTATACACCAACTGAAAAAGAAATAGCCAAGGCTCAAAAAATAGTTGATGCTACAGCAGAAGCTTTAAAGCAAAACTTAGGAGTATTTACAGTTGATGGGAAAATGGTAGATAAGCCAATCATAGAAAGAGCTCAAAGAGTATTACAACTTGCTGAAGCTGCAGGAGTTTTAATTGGAGGTAACTATAATGAATAA
- a CDS encoding ATP-binding protein: MKEKKIIHIIVIIILTIISAGVINTGLSTLTKYKTESVNMQKEQLQIIAQTLSEYIKEIILHKAQILDVKCENIEFSNSNENFILIGEDDNTIDNGKYINIFKEQYGYTQVTNDIKLVAYDDNGKISCVLIRQLDSNISVGMIIDLQLYYKKFISKIKVGKNGYIVVKNSDGIILMHPEDTQLGIKVIEGREELYPDLDLTSLKELFNFQSINESGVKEYNSYWWTKEEITDVKKIAAHSQVNFASDYIIVSAVTDYDDIYKPLEEGYKSIFNMIFTVTVIILVFLIYIAYLIIKGNKNREEILYLRELNDILEETRRKEETMLHQQRLQIMGKMTGSIAHEFNNLLTPIIGYAELLKCSLLNDSEEFEYSQEILKSADSAQQIIKNISKLSRKNIETVFKFIHCRYLFENMIKMLIPLIPSNIRLIEIYNIEPDKGILCNETQMYQAILNLCVNAFDAIGDKDDGVVEFCWEIENEQITIKIKDNGCGMEKLIQEQIFDPFFTTKINGQGTGLGLSMVDQIVHSHKGRIEIDSKVNIGTTFTLCFPLAIESKIRIGDSKKLNRSKIEVLILDDNKKVMSLLKRGLEEYEINADTCSGVEEALILIEENSYDIVLIDQQLSNLKTNKDGLNIAELIAIKFPHINKIIMVDQIKKEIVEAKRNGFIDEFIEKPVSVNTIIDMIYRRYNLKKN; encoded by the coding sequence GTGAAAGAGAAAAAAATTATACATATTATTGTTATTATTATTTTAACAATAATTTCGGCAGGGGTTATTAATACGGGATTATCAACATTGACAAAATATAAGACAGAAAGCGTTAATATGCAAAAGGAGCAATTACAGATTATTGCACAAACATTATCAGAATATATTAAAGAAATTATATTGCATAAAGCACAAATACTAGATGTAAAATGTGAAAATATTGAATTTAGCAATAGTAATGAAAATTTTATTTTGATAGGTGAAGATGATAATACAATAGATAATGGAAAATACATTAATATATTTAAAGAACAGTATGGATATACACAAGTAACTAATGATATTAAGTTGGTTGCATATGACGATAATGGAAAAATTTCTTGTGTATTAATAAGGCAGTTAGATAGTAATATTTCTGTTGGTATGATAATAGATTTACAATTATATTATAAAAAATTTATATCAAAAATTAAGGTAGGTAAAAATGGGTATATTGTGGTTAAGAATTCGGATGGAATTATTTTAATGCATCCAGAAGATACCCAATTAGGAATTAAAGTGATTGAGGGAAGAGAAGAACTTTATCCAGATTTAGACTTAACAAGTTTAAAGGAATTATTTAATTTTCAATCTATAAATGAAAGTGGAGTAAAAGAGTATAACTCTTACTGGTGGACGAAAGAAGAAATTACAGATGTGAAAAAAATAGCAGCACATTCACAAGTGAATTTTGCATCAGATTATATCATTGTTTCTGCAGTTACAGATTATGATGATATATATAAGCCTTTAGAAGAGGGATATAAAAGTATATTTAATATGATTTTTACGGTAACTGTGATAATACTGGTATTCTTGATATATATAGCATATCTTATTATTAAAGGCAATAAAAATAGGGAGGAAATTTTATACTTAAGAGAATTAAATGATATTTTAGAAGAAACTAGAAGAAAAGAAGAAACTATGTTACATCAACAAAGATTACAAATAATGGGAAAAATGACTGGTAGTATAGCTCACGAGTTTAATAATTTATTAACACCAATAATAGGTTATGCAGAGTTACTAAAGTGTAGTTTATTGAATGATTCAGAAGAATTTGAGTACTCTCAAGAAATATTAAAATCAGCGGATAGTGCGCAACAAATTATTAAGAATATTTCTAAATTAAGTAGGAAAAATATAGAAACGGTTTTCAAATTTATTCATTGTAGGTACTTATTTGAAAATATGATTAAAATGCTTATTCCATTAATACCATCTAATATTAGATTAATAGAAATATATAATATAGAACCTGATAAAGGAATTCTTTGCAATGAAACTCAAATGTATCAGGCAATTCTAAATCTATGTGTAAATGCATTTGATGCAATAGGAGATAAAGATGATGGGGTAGTAGAGTTCTGTTGGGAGATTGAAAATGAACAAATTACAATTAAAATTAAAGATAATGGATGTGGTATGGAAAAGCTTATCCAAGAGCAAATATTTGATCCATTTTTTACAACTAAAATAAATGGACAAGGTACAGGGCTTGGACTTTCAATGGTAGACCAAATTGTACATAGTCATAAAGGTAGAATAGAAATAGATAGTAAAGTTAATATAGGAACAACTTTTACTTTATGTTTTCCATTAGCAATAGAATCAAAAATAAGAATAGGAGATAGTAAAAAACTTAATAGAAGTAAAATTGAAGTTTTAATTTTAGATGATAACAAAAAAGTAATGAGCTTGTTAAAAAGAGGTTTAGAAGAATATGAAATAAATGCTGATACTTGCAGTGGAGTAGAAGAAGCATTAATTTTAATAGAAGAAAATTCATATGACATTGTATTGATAGATCAGCAATTATCAAATTTAAAGACAAATAAGGATGGGCTTAATATAGCAGAATTAATAGCTATAAAATTTCCGCATATAAATAAAATAATTATGGTTGATCAAATTAAAAAAGAAATTGTAGAAGCTAAGCGAAATGGATTTATAGATGAGTTTATAGAAAAACCTGTATCTGTAAATACAATTATTGATATGATTTATCGAAGATATAATCTTAAAAAAAATTAA
- the citF gene encoding citrate lyase subunit alpha gives MNNKRVDLNTLKNIKGYENRLAYESPFTSLSSDRKVKSDNENIKDQVRRNKIVDSLREAIEKCEIKDGMTISFHHHFRAGDKLLMQVVDILAEMGIKKLRIAASSLTSAHDGLVAHIENGVVNRLETSGIRGKLATAVSEGILGENPAVIRSHGGRARAISSGDLKIDVAFLAVSSSDCMGNGNGVVGKSICGAMGYAKVDAEHAEKVVLVTDTLVAYPNFPQSIPQTQVDYVVVVDEIGDSNGIMSGATRFTSNPKELLMAKRALDVMKASGLFVDGFSMQTGSGGATLAVTRFVKEEVMKRNIKLSYALGGITAPMVELLEEGLVSQLFDTQSFDLIAAESCGKNERHVEVSADFYASIGNKSAAVNKLDFVLLSALEIDTDFNVNVISGSDGVIRAASGGHSDTAAMAKISIIVAPLTRGRLATIIDKVTTVVTPGSTVDVVVTDYGVIVNPRRQDLVEKFTQAGIKMITMEKAREIAIKLVGIPKEIEFDEDVVAVVEYRDGSIIDVIKKTKK, from the coding sequence ATGAATAATAAAAGAGTAGATTTAAATACTTTAAAAAATATAAAAGGTTATGAAAATAGATTAGCATATGAATCCCCTTTTACAAGTCTTTCTTCGGATAGAAAAGTTAAGTCTGATAATGAAAACATAAAAGACCAAGTTAGAAGAAATAAAATAGTAGATTCATTAAGAGAAGCTATAGAAAAATGTGAAATTAAAGACGGAATGACAATATCTTTTCATCATCACTTCAGAGCTGGTGACAAGTTATTAATGCAAGTTGTTGATATATTAGCTGAAATGGGAATAAAAAAACTAAGAATAGCTGCAAGTTCATTAACTAGTGCACATGATGGTTTAGTTGCACATATAGAAAATGGGGTAGTTAACAGACTTGAAACAAGTGGAATAAGAGGAAAATTAGCAACAGCAGTATCAGAGGGAATATTAGGAGAAAATCCAGCAGTTATAAGGTCCCATGGAGGAAGAGCTAGAGCTATATCATCAGGAGATCTTAAAATAGATGTTGCATTCTTAGCAGTATCATCATCTGACTGTATGGGTAACGGAAATGGTGTAGTAGGAAAATCTATATGTGGAGCTATGGGATACGCTAAAGTTGATGCAGAGCATGCTGAAAAAGTTGTTCTTGTTACAGATACATTAGTTGCATACCCTAACTTCCCACAAAGTATACCTCAAACACAAGTTGACTACGTAGTAGTTGTTGATGAAATTGGAGATTCAAACGGAATAATGTCTGGAGCTACTAGATTTACAAGTAACCCAAAAGAATTATTAATGGCTAAGAGAGCTTTAGATGTTATGAAAGCATCTGGATTATTTGTAGATGGATTCTCTATGCAAACAGGTTCTGGAGGAGCTACATTAGCTGTTACAAGATTTGTTAAAGAAGAAGTAATGAAGAGAAACATAAAGTTAAGTTACGCATTAGGTGGAATAACAGCACCTATGGTAGAATTATTAGAAGAAGGATTAGTAAGTCAATTGTTTGATACTCAAAGTTTTGACTTAATAGCTGCTGAGTCTTGCGGTAAAAATGAAAGACACGTTGAAGTAAGTGCAGATTTCTATGCATCTATAGGAAATAAGTCTGCAGCTGTTAATAAGTTAGATTTTGTATTATTATCAGCTCTTGAAATAGATACAGATTTTAATGTTAATGTTATTTCTGGTTCTGACGGAGTTATAAGAGCTGCCTCAGGTGGACATAGTGATACTGCTGCTATGGCTAAAATATCTATTATAGTTGCACCTCTTACAAGAGGAAGACTTGCAACTATAATAGATAAGGTGACTACAGTTGTTACACCAGGAAGTACAGTTGATGTTGTTGTAACTGATTATGGAGTAATAGTTAATCCAAGAAGACAAGACTTAGTAGAGAAATTTACTCAAGCTGGAATAAAGATGATAACTATGGAAAAAGCTAGAGAGATAGCTATAAAATTAGTTGGAATACCAAAAGAAATAGAATTTGATGAAGACGTTGTAGCTGTAGTTGAATACAGAGATGGTAGTATAATAGATGTTATAAAGAAAACTAAAAAATAG
- a CDS encoding response regulator transcription factor has translation MDKVLIVDDDIAICKLLKKVVDSNELYSDIANSGTEALSLAMNTEYDVILMDINLGDMEGFDVIKKLRNSNILSPIIIISGTCEDYDALYGLSIGADDYVTKPFRPLIIGAKIKALIRRTKKQIVNNNHIIECGCFKYDTSTLRFYKNNKEITLTAKESNFILLFMKNPNKVFTKEMIYNHVWGHTIAVDDNTIMVYINRLRNKIEEDIQNPKYIVTVRGSGYRFLPN, from the coding sequence ATGGATAAAGTTTTAATTGTTGATGATGATATTGCTATATGTAAACTATTAAAAAAAGTAGTTGATAGCAACGAACTATACTCTGATATTGCTAATAGTGGCACAGAAGCTTTAAGCTTAGCTATGAACACAGAATATGATGTTATTTTAATGGACATTAATTTGGGTGATATGGAAGGATTTGATGTTATTAAAAAATTACGTAATAGCAATATATTATCACCTATTATCATAATTAGTGGCACTTGCGAGGATTATGATGCACTATACGGCCTATCTATTGGTGCTGATGATTACGTTACAAAGCCGTTTCGACCTTTAATTATCGGTGCTAAAATTAAAGCTCTTATTAGACGCACCAAAAAACAAATTGTAAATAATAATCACATTATTGAATGTGGTTGTTTTAAATACGATACTTCAACCCTTCGTTTTTATAAAAACAATAAAGAGATAACTCTTACGGCTAAGGAAAGTAACTTTATTCTTTTATTCATGAAAAATCCAAATAAAGTTTTTACTAAGGAAATGATTTACAATCATGTTTGGGGACATACAATTGCTGTAGATGACAATACTATAATGGTATATATTAATCGTTTAAGAAATAAAATTGAAGAAGATATTCAAAACCCAAAGTATATTGTTACTGTACGTGGTAGCGGATATCGTTTTCTTCCAAATTGA
- a CDS encoding CitMHS family transporter, whose amino-acid sequence MSETMLGIVGFLTIGMVIFLLLRNIAIPSLAFITASTITSVILVLTGTFKLNEVGEFIKLGVGGTSPTACLFLFSVLFFGIMTDAGMFDRIINALVKKVGDNVVGVAVMTCIIAIIGHLDGSGASTFLITIPAMLPIYKKLNMRPTTLMLICVTAMGVMNLMPWGGPTMRAASVVGIDANVLWSKLMPMQGVGLVVALLTAVIWGKIEVRRGAGAHAKLSTNIGNGYSEDLDQEFNKEDKNNEFARPKNFLVNIILTLVLIISLVFLPVPTYLIFMVGCSLAIFINYPNVKLQSKIIKRHSEAAIMMSSTLFSAGVFLGILEESGLMEHMANILASILPEVLGPYLPILIGVLSVPLTLLFCTDAYFYGLLPVLISLGNAFGVDPVQTAISMVVCRNCATFISPVVPATFLGTGLAGVEIKDHIKSSFLWIWGVSGICLLAGLIFGIIQF is encoded by the coding sequence ATGAGTGAAACAATGCTTGGAATCGTTGGTTTTTTAACAATTGGTATGGTAATATTCTTATTATTAAGAAATATAGCAATACCATCATTAGCTTTTATAACAGCGTCAACAATAACATCAGTTATATTAGTGTTGACAGGAACTTTCAAACTTAATGAAGTAGGAGAGTTTATAAAATTAGGTGTAGGGGGAACATCGCCAACAGCATGTCTATTCTTATTCTCAGTATTATTCTTTGGAATTATGACAGATGCAGGAATGTTTGATAGAATCATAAATGCACTTGTTAAGAAAGTTGGAGATAATGTTGTTGGTGTTGCAGTTATGACATGTATTATTGCAATTATAGGTCACTTAGATGGTTCAGGAGCATCGACATTTTTAATTACAATACCAGCTATGTTACCAATATATAAAAAATTAAATATGAGACCAACAACTCTTATGTTAATATGTGTAACAGCAATGGGTGTTATGAACTTAATGCCGTGGGGTGGGCCAACAATGAGAGCCGCTTCAGTAGTTGGGATAGATGCAAATGTATTATGGTCAAAATTAATGCCAATGCAAGGTGTAGGATTAGTTGTAGCATTATTAACAGCAGTTATATGGGGAAAAATAGAAGTTCGCCGTGGAGCTGGCGCTCATGCAAAGTTATCAACAAATATAGGAAATGGATATAGTGAAGATTTAGATCAAGAATTTAATAAAGAAGATAAAAATAACGAATTTGCAAGACCTAAGAACTTTTTAGTTAATATTATATTAACTCTAGTATTAATTATATCACTTGTATTCTTACCAGTACCTACATACTTAATATTTATGGTTGGTTGTTCTTTAGCTATATTTATAAACTATCCAAATGTAAAGTTACAAAGTAAGATAATAAAGAGACATTCAGAAGCAGCAATAATGATGTCATCGACATTATTTTCAGCAGGTGTGTTCCTTGGAATACTTGAAGAATCTGGATTAATGGAACATATGGCAAATATTTTAGCAAGTATATTACCAGAAGTATTAGGGCCATATTTACCAATATTAATAGGTGTATTATCAGTACCATTAACACTTCTATTCTGTACAGATGCATATTTCTATGGATTATTACCAGTATTAATAAGTTTAGGAAATGCTTTTGGTGTAGATCCTGTGCAAACAGCTATATCAATGGTAGTATGTAGAAACTGTGCAACATTTATAAGTCCGGTTGTACCAGCAACATTCTTAGGTACTGGATTAGCAGGGGTAGAAATTAAAGACCATATTAAAAGCTCATTCCTATGGATTTGGGGAGTTAGTGGAATATGTCTGTTAGCAGGACTTATATTCGGAATTATACAATTCTAG
- a CDS encoding beta-class carbonic anhydrase, translating to MKKLDSILQYNYEFVKDEKYKVFETSKHPEKKILILGCMDTRLIELLPKAMNIKNGDAKIIKNAGGIITDSFGHEMRSIIISVYEFNIDEIYIVGHHKCGVCKLESDYILDKAVERGISKDTINMIKASSVDLEKWLTGFETVEMSVANSVNIVKNHPLLPKELIVHGMVICPETGKLDVIINGYNN from the coding sequence ATGAAAAAATTAGATAGCATATTACAATACAATTATGAATTTGTTAAAGATGAAAAGTATAAGGTATTTGAAACATCAAAACATCCGGAAAAGAAAATTCTAATATTAGGATGTATGGATACTAGACTGATAGAGTTATTACCTAAAGCAATGAACATTAAGAATGGAGATGCTAAAATCATAAAGAATGCAGGCGGTATAATAACTGATTCATTTGGTCATGAAATGAGAAGTATTATTATTTCTGTATATGAATTTAATATAGATGAGATATATATAGTAGGTCATCATAAATGTGGGGTATGTAAATTAGAATCAGATTATATATTAGATAAAGCTGTAGAAAGAGGAATATCTAAAGATACTATAAATATGATAAAAGCTTCAAGCGTAGATCTAGAAAAATGGCTTACAGGATTTGAAACAGTAGAAATGTCAGTTGCGAATAGTGTAAATATAGTTAAAAATCATCCTTTACTACCTAAAGAATTAATAGTACATGGCATGGTAATATGTCCTGAAACAGGCAAACTAGATGTTATTATAAATGGATACAATAATTAG
- the citC gene encoding [citrate (pro-3S)-lyase] ligase, with protein MYYNVDSINLNSSYDKNEVKSFLKRFELNYEDVDYSVVIRENNEIIATCSKKENVIKCFAIDENYQGLGLSNTLISKITEKLFLEKRYHSFIFTKPENQYLFEGLNYKNIFTTNKVSLLESGNKNINNSLEKLKQEYNISSDKEYATIVMNCNPFTLGHRYLIERASEENENVIIFVVEEDKSVFPFNIRYEMVKKGTEDLKNVIVVPAGEYIISSATFPTYFFKKNDNTLKEYTKLDCNIFGKYFVPKFNIIKRYIGSEPSCEVTNIYNETLNEVLPKYNVKVNVVERKEINYKPISASRVRQLLKDSNIEEVKKLVPKTTIEILNSEDGETAISKL; from the coding sequence ATGTATTATAATGTGGATAGTATAAATTTAAACTCTAGCTATGACAAAAATGAAGTAAAATCATTTCTAAAGAGGTTTGAACTAAATTATGAAGATGTAGACTATAGTGTTGTTATAAGAGAAAATAATGAAATAATTGCGACTTGTTCAAAAAAAGAAAACGTAATAAAATGTTTTGCAATAGATGAAAACTATCAAGGCTTAGGACTATCTAACACATTGATATCTAAAATTACAGAAAAATTATTTTTAGAGAAAAGGTACCATAGTTTTATATTCACTAAGCCAGAAAACCAATATTTATTTGAAGGATTAAATTACAAAAACATATTTACAACTAATAAAGTTAGTTTATTAGAATCAGGAAATAAAAACATAAATAACTCATTAGAGAAGTTAAAACAAGAATATAATATAAGCTCAGATAAAGAATATGCAACTATAGTAATGAATTGTAATCCATTTACTCTAGGTCATAGATATTTAATTGAACGAGCAAGTGAAGAAAATGAAAATGTAATAATTTTTGTGGTAGAAGAAGATAAGTCTGTATTTCCTTTTAACATTAGATATGAAATGGTTAAAAAAGGAACTGAAGATTTAAAGAATGTTATAGTTGTCCCAGCTGGAGAGTATATAATATCATCAGCCACATTTCCAACTTATTTTTTTAAGAAAAATGATAATACTTTAAAAGAATACACAAAATTAGATTGTAATATATTTGGGAAGTATTTTGTACCTAAATTTAATATAATAAAAAGGTATATAGGAAGTGAGCCGAGTTGTGAGGTTACAAATATATACAATGAAACTCTAAATGAAGTTTTACCTAAATATAATGTAAAAGTGAATGTTGTTGAAAGAAAAGAAATAAATTATAAACCAATCAGTGCATCTAGAGTAAGACAACTATTAAAAGATAGTAATATTGAAGAAGTAAAGAAACTAGTTCCTAAAACAACTATAGAAATTTTAAATAGTGAGGATGGTGAAACAGCTATAAGTAAGCTATAG